CGCGTCAGAGAGTGGGCGGTCGACCGGTTCGACACGCTCGAGCGTCGCTCAGAACCCATCGAGGTCGCGGAATGAGCGTCTCAATCGGAGATTGCACCTCGAGTTGCTGATCGAGACGGGCCAGCCAGCGGTGTGCATGGTATGCACACGCTGTACGGCGTACACACGCTGTGAGGCATACACTGATACTACTTCGAATCGACGCGTACGATGCGGTAGGTGGTACGCCGGTAACCACGCTGTCGCACGCCGCTGACGGCCGACGGATGGGGAGGGGTGCCAACCGACGGGCCGCGACCGACCGGTCCCTGCGACGCGGATTTCTGCTACCGATCGTCTCGGAGTTCTTCCTCTTTTGTCCCGCGAAATCCCGGCGAAGCGTCGGGTGGTCGTCCCGCGACGGTTGCGGACGGACGACGGTCGACGATCGAGTCGAGCTCCACCGGCGGTCGGTTCAGGAAACGCTTAGGGCGTTGCGCTCGGACTCCCGAGTGTGAGCGAGAATCGCGTCGTTCAGGGGCGAATGGTCACGGCCGAAAAGCTCGCGGAGCTCGTCGAAGGCGACTCCGTGATGGAAGTCGATTCGATCGAGGAGGCAGACGAAGCGTGTCCGGACTGCGGTGAAAACGTGTTGAAAGTGGTGTACATGCCGTCGGTCACCGAACTCGTCACCGGCTGGAAGTGCCAGGAGTGCGACTGGAGCGAGACGGATCGGGACTGATCGCGCGTCCGCCACGGGTACCGTCGGCCGAAAATACCCGTCATCGTTCTCGAGCGGTTACCGTCGGTAGTCGAGCGACGGTTCGCTATGCGATTCCGGGGTGACGGACGAGGTCGTTCGATCGACTCTCGAAAAGAGGAACGGTTACGCCTCGACGTTCTCGCCAGTTTCCGCCGTCTGGGGGGCGGATTGGATGCCCCTGTAGGCGAGCGCGGCACCGATCACGAACACGATCGTCGCGAGGTAGATCGGACCGAGGTGCGTCACCCAGTCGTGGGCGAAGAGATCGGCGTAGTGCATCGGGAGCGCGATCGCGAGCCCGATAACGGCGGCGGCGATCGCCGTCGCCCACGCCCACAGCTGTCCGCTCCGGACGCCGTACCACGCGAGCGCCGTGATGGCGATCCCGGTGGCGATGATGAACGCCGCGGTGGCGACGTGGAGGTGGTTGATGTAGTGCATGATGGCCGGATCGATCGCGTCCAGGTCCGCCGGTGTGACCCCGTTCAACGTCGCGACGCCGAGTTCGAAGCCGGTACCGAAGAACGTTCTGGCGAGGAAGACGATCCCGTAGCCGACGAAGGCGACGCCCGCGAACGCCATCAAAAGCGAACCGATTCGGGTTCCCCGCTCGAGTTCGTGATCGGTCTCGTACCCGCCGGCCGTTGCTCGGTTCGTACTCATCGGTCCTGCTCCTCGAGTGGGACCTCGACCGTTTCCACGTGTTGGGCTTCGATTTCGTCGAGGGTGAACTCCTTCCCGTGCCGTTCTTTGACGTGTTCGCGCGTCATCTCGAGCAGTCGTTCCCTGTCGTCTTCCTCGGTCCG
This portion of the Natrinema salinisoli genome encodes:
- a CDS encoding DUF5795 family protein is translated as MSENRVVQGRMVTAEKLAELVEGDSVMEVDSIEEADEACPDCGENVLKVVYMPSVTELVTGWKCQECDWSETDRD
- a CDS encoding DUF1059 domain-containing protein → MTDDLQSRDSTTGLQVACDTAVSGCVFRMRTEEDDRERLLEMTREHVKERHGKEFTLDEIEAQHVETVEVPLEEQDR